In Poecile atricapillus isolate bPoeAtr1 chromosome 29, bPoeAtr1.hap1, whole genome shotgun sequence, the genomic window cagcacccagccctgtgctcctgtggCCCCACAGCTGTGCTCCTGGATGGTAACTGCTGCTTCCACACCTGGCAGGTGCTGGATGAGTTCTCCAGACAGGTCAGCAGGATGGACTGGCCCTCAGGGTCACCTGCCACCATCAGCTACTCTGCCTTGGATGGATACCTCAGCAAATACCAGGTACAGACCTCTGGGACCCTggagggcagcaggacagaggtgTTCCCTGCAGCCCTGACAATGGCAGGGGAGATGGACAGCACTGACCCATGCTGGGaccctggtgtccctgtgctggtgccAATGCCACGTTGTTTCTCCCCAGAATCCCCGGGATGCTGACCCGATGACCCgagtgcaggcagagctggacgAGACCAAAATCATCCTggtgaggctgcagggctgcagccagctgcttCTGCCTGCACAATCCTGGGGGCACGTTGTGGGGAAGGGTAGACTCACCCCAGGCCATTCCCCAGAGACCTCCCTGGTGTGGgaccttctttttctcttcccctttttcgcttcccccattttttctccttgggCTTTTCCCAGCTGGCCAGATACAAGCACCAGGGCTCTGACCCCTCCTCAAATGCCGCTCTCCTTTATGTATGGTGAGCCCATGGGaactctgctgctcctgcccccagCCAAAATgatcttcccctctcccttggggctgcagagctgggggggtTGTAAGAAGGTGGGATGAAGGAGGGTGGCACCTCCATCTCCTGCCACAGAGTGGTGTGGGGCTGGTCCTGGAGCTCAGCACGTGTTTCTCTGGCAGCACAACACTATGGAGTCGCTGCTGGAGCGTGGGGAGAAGCTGGATGACCTGGTCTCTAAATCGGAGGTGCTGGGGGCACAATCCAAAGCCTTCTACAAAACGGTGGGTGTGGTGGGCCAACCCCTCCTtgagggggctggggatgggtgGAACGTCATCCTTGGGGGGTCACCCCCAATGGATGAATGctggggcacagctctgggTCCCAGGGAGGAATCACCCCTGTTGCTGAAGCTTTGGGCTTGGAGAGAGCCTGGGTgctgcaattccagctgcagagccCCCCTGACCCTCACTGGGGGTGTCCTGCACCCTGCCATGGGTGGGAGGTGATGCCCATCCCAGTTCCTGGCACCAGGTCTGGCCAAAAGGAGAGGAGCATCCAGGTCATCAGCCTTTGTGCTATGCTGGCCTCCTCCGGCAGGAGAGGGGTTgtgtgggacccccaaacccttgGGGAGCTTTACAGAtggctttccttttcttcttagGCCCGAAAGCAGAATTCCTGCTGTGAAATTATGTGACGTGGAGCCCGAGGTCTCCACCTCCGGACTACCAGCCCTCAACCCCCCTCCATAGCCACCCTAGGGGTGTTCctggggctgggccaggggTCCTCAGCCCCCTGGGCTGATGTGACTGTTGTCCACCTTAAGGGGACACCAAGGCTGGAACCGGGCTGGCACCCATGGGGGGAGGTCCACACCGAAGACCCCCCCCATCCTCACTGTTCCTGGGACAGCTTGGACCGGGGGGCACCCAGCCATGCACTCCCCTGCCTTCACACCCCCCCAGGAGGAGCCCCCCACTGCTGTCCAGGGGGCTGAGGGGGCAGGCAGAGCcccctgctgccatcccaggGGCTGCGGGGCTTTTTATGTATTTGTGTCCTAAGGGTGAGCTGGGGGGGTGggagaagggggaagggaaCAAGAGGTTTGTTGGGTGGGGAGTGCTcactgcctccctgggcagcttcTCTCCACGCTGGtgagcctggagctgtgtcctggtCTGGGGGACGGGGGGAGCTCACCAGCCTGCCCTGCATCTCAGAGCCCCTGCCCCTACCAGCAAGGGTTGGGGGGCTCAGCACCTGCAGGCCCAGCAGCCCTCactgcctcctcctctccttggGAAGGGAAAAGTTGAGCTTGGGCTGTACCGCATGGTGCTCTGGTTGTTTCCATGCCTTGGCCGCGCTGGCCAGGGGGATAAAGTTGTCTTTGGCAGTTGAAGCCCTGTTCCCTCTCTGTGGCGTCCTGGGGTGAGGTTTCAGATGGACATGTCCTGGGCACTCTGGCAGGGACGGATGCACTTGGCCTTCCCTCTCTACCTCTTACTTTAATGATCATTAGTTTTTCCTCATAATTTATTTGCAGTTTTCCCGAGACAAAAACGAAATCAGAGTCATCTTTTACACTTACAAGGctcagaaagaaaagacaaagggtttttttggggggaggggcaTGGGGGGGGAtatgctggggagggggagacagaaaaagaatgagagaaaaggggaggaaagagaaaaatttggCAACGATCCACCAGCATTCATGGGACAGGAACAGCTCAGCTCCTCGACATACAGCGTTAGCGCCCGAGGGTTGCTCCCGCGCAAAGGGCATGCAGAGAAATCatcagaataattaaaaaataattaatatccCCCGCCCAtcccgccccctcccccccagccaaaaccagcccTCAGCATGGTGGGGATGCCCTGGGGAATTGCGTGGGGAGTGCCTGGGAGTGGAGTGATGcctccccagggatgggggggttgggggtgaTGGAGTCCACCCGAGCGCTGGCCATGGGAGGGGGGGTGCAGGATGTGCTGCCGGTGCCCCTGTGCTGGGGAGTCCCCggcagagcagcctgtgccCCCTAAGAGACCCATTCTCTTAGTCTAAAGTGCTTTCAATGCTGCGTCAGTGCTGGCTGGATCGTCCTGAGcccaccaccccaaatcccaacaccccccagctgccctctGCCATGGCACCCACATCCCCCTTGCCAAAacctgccagctcctggagctggcacctgtgacATGGGGTGCTGGGGTAGGGATCAGcagggtggggacacgggggtgtgACTGGTGGACCCTCCCAAAGGCACCCACCGTGTTCCCTGCGCAGCAGTGCCCAGGATAAGCCTCAGGCCCCCATAGGCAGCATTCCCAGGGGAGGCACTGGactggggagaaggggagagagtctgtgtgtgtcccccCCCAACCTCACTCACCCCCCTGGCAGCCCCCCATTGCTGGGGACCCCCGtgggaattaaaaaataaatagctctCTCTATGTacaggggctggggcaggacagagcaaagcagagccCAAAGAACAACATCCACCACCAGCGACAGCAACACGCCACGAGCACAGCCGGGAggggggctgggaccccccttcccccccagCAGAGACGGGCCGAGGGGgggggctgagccccccagcGCCCTCGCCTGTGGCCGAGCGGCTGGGTTAGGTTTGGGGGTGTGggtgggtttgggattggggtggagttttccccttttatttttttctttttttttttccttttttttttttttgtttttgttttcattgttttggcttttttttttttttttttctttttgttttctgcaaacACAGGCACTggaggggggagcaggggcCAGGGTAGGGGGGACAGGCATGCGGACGCGTGCTTCGGGGGGCCGCAGCTCCGGCTGCCGCCTCGGCTCCCATCGCCGTCTCCATCGGGCTGGAACCAGGACAGCCACCGCAAGCTCTGTGGGGACACCCTGGTGAGCCACAACTGGGGCTCCCCACACCCCGAGCCCCAAGCCCACCCTCACCTTCACTGCAGCGGGGCGACGGGGGCCCCCGAGCCGTGGAAGTGGACGTTCTGCCACTTGCCGTCGCGGCGGTGCCACACGCGGGTCTCCTCGGACTGGCTGGTGCGGGGCCGGCCCTGCGCGTCGATGTACTGGGTGAGGCGGATGTAGGCGATGCAGGCCGCGTCCTCCCCGATGACGTGCACGTGTGGGTTCAGGATGGTCGTGTGGATGGGCTTGTTGTTCTTGGAGAGCACTGCGGGGCGGCCGAGATCAGCGCGGCTGGCACGGGCAGGGAACGCGCACGGGCGGACGGGGCAGGGAACGGGGGAGGAACTggaaggggaaggggcaggCACAAGGGCAGCGCAGCGGACGGATGGCCCAGCAGGGGAGGCGAGGGGGCCAGGATGGGCAGGCAGTGGGCAAGAGACGGGGGACAGGCGGGGACACCGGATGGATCGGGTTGGGCTGGGACACGGAGAAGATGGGCAGGCCGGGCAAGGTGGCCAGGTGGGCACAGGCAGGTCGGGTACTCACAGTTTTCAAAGTAGAAGCGGTGGAAGTCCATCCCCTCCACCAGGTTGCCCAGTGCCTCGGGCTCAAAGGAGGTGAGCCCCGGATCGCAGATcttcctgcaggcagcaggtgaGAGTGGCCCCGCCTGGCCCCACCCcacctgtcccagccccacccGGCCCCACCCCACTCACGCGTAGGCCTCGAAGTCCCCGTTGTTGACGGCCTCGATGAGCTGCTCCGTGATCTTGATGATCTCCTGCTTGCGGGCTGGGGGCACGTCACTGTCACCGCCACCGCCCCAGCCCCCCGGTGACACCGTGGGGGTGGGCGGACAGGATGTTGGGATGGACGTGGGACATGAAGGGGAGGCAtggggatggacacagggacagaaagACAGATCTTGGGGGAAGAAGAACCTTGGGTACAGACAGACAGACCATGGGGATGGACCATGGGGACAAACACAGGGACCTTGGGGACAGACAGACCAACCATGAGGGCAGACAGCCAGaccacagggacagacacagggaccTTGAGGACAGACACAGATACcatggggacagacagacacccCTTGGGGACAGAAGGCCCTTGGGGACAGATAGGCACCACTGTGCTCCCAGGACCCCCACAGTTCTGCCACACCAGTATTCATAGAATCCTCTCAGCATGTTTCATTGCTAgtccagtgccacccctgcatGTCTCAGTGCCATCCAGTGCCCTCCCAGCATGCTCAAGCATCCCAGTGCCTGCTCAGCATGTCCCAGGAGTTTCAAGTGCATCCTAATGTTACTCCTGCAagtcccagtatatcccagtgcCATTCTAGCACATCCCAAAACAGCCAGTTCCATACCAGTGTTTCTCAGTGCCAGCCCACtgtgtcccagtgccattccaGTGCATCTCAGTACCCTCCCAGTTCCATGCAAGTGCATCCCGATACATCCCAGTGCAATCCTAGtgcatcccagagctgctccagtgtCCTCCGATGCatcccagtgccagcccagtGCATTACAGTACACCCCAGTTCCAGCCTAGTGCAATCCAACTGCATTCCAGTGACAGCCCAGTACACTTTAGTGCCATTCCAGTGCCATTCCACTACATCTCAGTCACATCCCAGGGTGATCCAGTACCATTCCAGGGCATCCCAATATACCCCAGTTTACACCAATACATCTCAGGGCCGTCCCACTGCACTTCAGTGCAATCCAGTGCCAACCTACTGTGTCCCAGTGCCCTTCTAGTATAttccagttcatcccagttccatcccagtgcatcccagcaTCATGCTGTTGAATTCCAGTGTGTGCCAGTGCAATTCCAGTGTGTTCCAGTATCATTCCAGCATACCACATCCCACTCATTTCATCCTGATGCCATCCCAGTCACCTCAGTTTCAATCCTAGTGCATCCCAGTGCCACTTCGGTGCATTCCAACCTAGCCCAGTTTCATCCCAGTATCTCCCAGTGCTATTCCAGAGCATACCAGTACACTGAAGTTTGCCCTGATGCACCCCAGTAATATCTCACTGCATCTCTGTGCCAAGCTTCTGTGTCCCAGTATTATTCCAGTGTATCCAAATACATCCCAGTACCATTCCAGTTAATTGCAGTACCATTCTAGTGCATTCCAGTATCCTCAATTCCATCCAGTGCATCCCACTGCCACTCCAGTGCATCTCAATTAATCTTAGCACCATTCTACCATATCCCAGCGCTCCCCAGTCCATTCTTTTGTCATCCTAATAAGTTCCAATCCTCAGTACCACTCCACTATaccccagtttgtcccagtgcATCTCATTGTCACTCCTATGCCCTCCTAGTGGATCCCAGTGTCACTCCTGTGCATTCCAACACAGCCCATTTCCATCCCAGTATGACCCAGCACTACTCCAGAGTGTATCAGTACACTCCAGTTTGTGCCAGTGACTTCACACTACGTCTTAGTGCCAACAAACTGTGTCTCACTGCTATTCCAGGGCATTTCAATacatcccagtacagcccagctCTACCC contains:
- the YKT6 gene encoding synaptobrevin homolog YKT6 isoform X2; this encodes MRLYSLSVLYKGDPKVHLLKAAYDVSTFNFFQRSSVQEFMMFTSQLIAERSALGSRASVKEQEYLCHVYVRNDGLAGVVIADNEYPQRVCFTLLDKVLDEFSRQVSRMDWPSGSPATISYSALDGYLSKYQNPRDADPMTRVQAELDETKIILHNTMESLLERGEKLDDLVSKSEVLGAQSKAFYKTARKQNSCCEIM